The DNA sequence CGTAAAAATCCCACTCGTAAattatgcgagtgaacgtgggagttgcagcgccACCTACGCTGAAAACGAAGAGAACCCACctacctccaccttcacccctcaAATGCTCGTTGTTTTTGGTCGTATTTCTCTACTTCTGCTTTTGGTGCATGTCTAGAATTAcgtatttttgtatgtatgtatgtatgtatgtacatggatatcaaattatatctatatatacctctctctctctgtatacacacacacacacacacacacacacacatatatatatatatatatatatatatatatatatatatatatatatatagagagagagagagagagagagagagagagaatattaggAAATAATGTtataaggtgttttttttttttttttttgcgtttaagataaaatgaataacaaggttcatgaaaacaacaacagcaacatcgtcattatcatcaccaagaactacaacaacaacaccaaaacacacacacacacacacacacacacacacacacacacacacacacacacacacacacacacacacacaaacacacacacacacacacacacacacacacacacacacacaatacatatactCACGTTTCTCGCCCACGCGCTTGAAGGAGCGGGACCAGAGGGCGCGCAGATGGGACAGCATGGGCACCACGCGCTCGCAGCGATCCTCGCACAGCGCCTGACCGGGAACGACACTGCTGAGGACggccagcagcaccagcagcagcgcTGCCCCCTGGCGGCCCCCAGAACCTCGTCGCCTTCCCCCAtatgcgctcctcctcctcctcacgttCTTGTCCTGGCCGCCAGAatcgctgctgctgctcctgctgctgttgttgttgatctggtggtggtggttgttggtggtggtgctggtgatggtggtggtggtggtgtagtggtggttgtagtggtggtggtggtggtcgtcgtcgtggtgttcttggtggtagaggagggccatttttgtgtttgtttgttttacgttttttgtgtgtgggtggatgtggg is a window from the Babylonia areolata isolate BAREFJ2019XMU chromosome 15, ASM4173473v1, whole genome shotgun sequence genome containing:
- the LOC143290219 gene encoding uncharacterized protein LOC143290219 — translated: MALLYHQEHHDDDHHHHHYNHHYTTTTTITSTTTNNHHHQINNNSSRSSSSDSGGQDKNVRRRRSAYGGRRRGSGGRQGAALLLVLLAVLSSVVPGQALCEDRCERVVPMLSHLRALWSRSFKRVGEKRVSFEEFMVSLVQASSNTGHSRAHRLGNALLNLIGQYQDCVMACEHPFSKRAASSVAVAAGGPWSGLQQQQQQQQQQRPKASFKQLLCDRLHISRQTSPLLEELCMTQGP